A DNA window from Solanum lycopersicum chromosome 3, SLM_r2.1 contains the following coding sequences:
- the IAA19 gene encoding IAA19: MATELEITELRLGLPGGILEKNEKKRVYSEITTSDRNSSSSNNNNNVEANNYKCQYKNEVVGWPPVCAYRKKNSFNGREAESNNKMYVKVSMDGAPFLRKVDLSTHKGYDQLVMALEKLFDCYGIGEALEDADKSEFVPIYEDKDGDWMLVGDVPWIMFSESCKRLRIMKRSEAKVIGLGARDFLKGMSQEK; encoded by the exons ATGGCAACAGAATTGGAAATTACTGAGCTAAGATTGGGACTTCCAGGAGGAATAttggagaaaaatgaaaagaaaagggTTTATTCGGAAATTACTACTAGTGATCGaaacagcagcagcagcaacaacaacaacaacgttGAGGCTAATAATTACAAGTGTCAATACAAGAACGAAGTTGTTGGTTGGCCTCCTGTGTGTGCTTACCGGAAAAAGAACAGTTTTAACGGACGTGAAGCTGAATCCAATAATAAAATGTACGTCAAAGTTAGCATGGATGGAGCACCGTTTTTGAGGAAAGTTGATTTGAGTACTCATAAGGGTTATGATCAACTTGTTATGGCTCTTGAAAAACTCTTTGATTGCTATGGAATTG GAGAAGCATTGGAGGATGCAGATAAGTCAGAGTTCGTTCCAATCTATGAAGACAAAGATGGAGATTGGATGCTTGTCGGCGATGTTCCATGGAT AATGTTCAGTGAATCATGCAAAAGGCTAAGGATCATGAAGAGATCAGAGGCAAAAGTGATAGGGCTTGGAGCAAGAGACTTTCTCAAGGGAATGTCTCAAGAGAAATAG
- the LOC104646545 gene encoding uncharacterized protein: protein MGKRRRPRMDEDQKNTTSVEGATPFQESQQQQEAVASRRSGRVLRMKQEPQQALLLPPPGFAPMDASPSHPRYQTRKSLRAILGRCESITTTPRSPFRHVKASHPLCATSDLPAHLTTGSCKAIKEKFDDLVPAELEHQSILTNCDVLGVENQKQGQQAQTPPFPEVVVENNAIVSKADVVLNANGTEAETRNNQSGVLPAKSTSLNLTKIAALMNDYPSDADEVESRPSHMSVMVDTYRVKAEAAPVLQKIFLKYGDIAMNSSFSSVSFSSSLLELVCDVYKKLEETDFLSITSKEIQSMLAEVRDLEDAKIDVGWLSQRLNDVSQAKQLLQNSCKLKEVKTRNLVVMETNKKELEGLKEELAACIATCRVLQQRIHNKEDEFGIARSENEKIMQNFAALKSKCQGTLHSAASFFQVQRSFLLSYTEREKKRFHL, encoded by the exons ATGGGGAAGAGAAGGAGACCAAGAATGGATGAAGATCAAAAAAATACTACAAGTGTTGAAGGAGCCACCCCTTTTCAAGAATCTCAACAACAGCAAGAAGCAGTGGCTTCTCGAAGGAGTGGAAGAGTGTTGAGGATGAAACAAGAACCCCAACAAGCTCTTCTATTGCCACCTCCA GGTTTTGCGCCAATGGATGCTTCACCTTCCCATCCCAGGTATCAAACTCGTAAGTCTTTGAGGGCAATCCTTGGTCGGTGTGAGTCTATTACTACAACACCAAGGTCTCCATTTCGACATGTTAAG GCGTCACATCCTTTATGTGCTACTTCTGACTTACCTGCTCATCTTACTACTGGAAGTTGTAAAGCAATAAAAGAAAAGTTTGATGACTTAGTGCCCGCAGAACTTGAACATCAATCTATTCTAACTAACTGTGATGTCTTGGGTGTGGAAAATCAGAAACAAGGGCAACAAGCTCAAACACCACCTTTCCCTGAAGTTGTTGTTGAGAACAATGCAATAGTTAGTAAGGCTGATGTGGTGTTAAATGCTAATGGCACAGAAGCGGAAACCAGAAATAACCAGAGTGGTGTGCTTCCAGCGAAATCCACGAGTCTTAATCTCACAAAGATAGCTGCACTAATGAATGATTATCCTTCTGATGCTGATGAGGTTGAATCAAGACCTAGTCACATGTCAGTCATGGTGGATACGTATAGAGTTAAGGCGGAAGCAGCACCTGTCCTTCAGAAGATCTTCCTTAAGTACGGAGATATTGCAATGAATAGCTCTTTCTCTTCTGTGAGTTTCTCTTCATCACTCTTGGAGTTGGTTTGCGACGTCTACAAGAAATTGGAGGAAACAGATTTCTTAAGTATAACTTCCAAGGAGATTCAGTCCATGCTTGCTGAAGTTAGAGATCTTGAGGATGCCAAAATAGATGTTGGGTGGCTCAGTCAGAGGTTAAATGATGTCTCTCAGGCCAAGCAACTTCTACAGAACAGCTGCAAACTGAAGGAGGTAAAAACCAGGAACCTTGTAGTGATGGAGACAAACAAGAAAGAACTGGAAGGATTGAAGGAAGAGTTGGCTGCTTGCATTGCAACATGCCGCGTTTTGCAACAAAGAATCCACAATAAAGAGGATGAGTTCGGCATTGCACGTTCTGAGAACGAAAAGATCATGCAGAACTTTGCAGCTTTGAAGTCCAAG TGCCAGGGTACTCTGCACTCTGCAGCATCATTCTTCCAAGTTCAGAGAAGCTTCTTGTTGAGTTAcacagagagagagaaaaaaagatttCATCTTTGA
- the IAA15 gene encoding auxin-regulated IAA15, protein MANMKASVHLPESIYSGLTAFFQSTKRYFISPNYLKRGKMSSETAKSANGLTETNNSGLNFNETELTLGLPGESRKQISGAKRGNSDGMELSLGSSTSGERRRDICEVNHSKNEISTGNKPPAKAQVIGWPPVRSYRKNVIEKCKYVKVAVDGAPYLRKVDLEMYDSYQKLLNALENMFTCLTICNSQSESKLMDLTNGVEYVPTYEDKDGDWMLVGDVPWKMFVDTCKRIRLMKSTEAIGLAPRTPGRSSS, encoded by the exons ATGGCTAACATGAAAGCCTCCGTCCACCTACCCGAGAGCATATATAGTGGCCTAACCGCATTTTTTCAAAGCACCAAAAGATATTTCATTTCACCAAACTATctaaaaagggggaaaatgtcaTCGGAGACAGCCAAATCAGCGAACGGTTTGACGGAAACAAATAATTCCGGCCTTAATTTCAATGAAACTGAGCTAACTCTCGGCTTACCCGGCGAATCGCGGAAGCAAATCTCCGGTGCAAAACGTGGAAATTCCGACGGTATGGAATTAAGCCTAGGAAGCTCAACTTCCGGTGAACGCCGCCGTGATATCTGCGAAGTTAATCACTCGAAAAACGAAATCTCTACCGGAAACAAACCTCCAGCAAA GGCACAAGTAATTGGATGGCCGCCGGTGAGATCATACAGAAAAAACGTGATAGAAAAGTGCAAATACGTGAAGGTAGCAGTTGACGGAGCTCCTTACTTGAGAAAAGTAGATCTGGAGATGTACGACAGTTACCAGAAGTTGTTGAATGCTTTAGAAAACATGTTTACTTGCCTAACAATCT GTAATTCTCAAAGTGAAAGCAAGCTTATGGACCTTACAAATGGTGTAGAATATGTACCTACTTATGAAGATAAAGATGGAGACTGGATGCTTGTAGGAGATGTTCCATGGAA AATGTTTGTTGATACGTGTAAGAGAATTAGATTGATGAAGAGCACGGAGGCTATAGGATTAG CTCCAAGAACACCTGGGAGATCGTCGAGTTGA
- the LOC104646544 gene encoding uncharacterized protein, with the protein MSLRALLGRCESNTLTPTSPIRHVKSSYPSCAICDSPAHLTTGISVATKEKLDGSMRTELNHHSVLTNHGVLGVENRKSRQHTQTTPSFPEVVDEKNTILSKADVVLNANATELETKCDQSSALSTKGRVVESAHAGHKHQSVLTNRDVLDVEDQKPGQHTQTAPSFPDEVVDEKNTTLRKTDVVSNANATKRETRSDPLPTKSMSLNFTRVAALMTDYSSYADKVESKPGHPSIMVDGYRVKEEAAPILQKIFLKHGDIAMNSSLSPVTFSSSLLEFVCNIYKKLEATDFLSITSAELQSMIAEVKDLESVNVDVGWLHRRLNDISQAKQLVQDNCILNEAKTRYLVVMERNKKELEGLKEELATLQERIHKKEVELGIAHYENENIMQRFANSKAKLNSYLKKSLVHDLL; encoded by the exons ATGTCTTTAAGGGCATTACTTGGTCGGTGTGAGTCTAATACTCTAACACCAACTTCTCCAATTCGACATGTTAAG TCGTCGTATCCTTCATGTGCTATTTGTGACTCTCCTGCTCATCTTACCACTGGAATTTCTGTAGCAACAAAAGAAAAGCTTGATGGCTCCATGCGTACAGAACTTAACCATCACTCTGTTCTAACTAACCATGGAGTCTTGGGTGTGGAAAATCGGAAATCAAGGCAACACACTCAAACAACACCTTCTTTCCCCGAAGTTGTGGATGAGAAAAATACAATACTAAGTAAGGCCGATGTGGTTTTAAATGCTAATGCCACCGAACTGGAAACCAAATGTGACCAGAGTAGTGCACTTTCAACAAAAGGGAGGGTGGTTGAGTCCGCACATGCAGGGCATAAACATCAGTCTGTTCTAACTAACCGTGATGTCTTAGATGTGGAAGATCAGAAACCGGGGCAACACACTCAAACAGCTCCTTCTTTTCCTGATGAAGTTGTGGATGAGAAAAACACAACACTACGGAAGACTGATGTGGTGTCAAATGCTAATGCGACAAAACGGGAAACCAGAAGTGACCCCCTTCCAACAAAATCCATGAGTCTCAACTTCACAAGGGTAGCTGCATTGATGACTGACTATTCTTCTTATGCTGATAAGGTTGAATCAAAACCTGGTCACCCATCAATCATGGTGGATGGGTACAGAGTTAAGGAGGAAGCAGCACCTATCCTCCAGAAGATCTTCCTTAAGCACGGAGATATTGCAATGAATAGCTCTTTATCTCCAGTGACGTTTTCTTCATCACTCCTGGAGTTTGTTtgcaacatatataaaaaattggaGGCAACAGATTTCCTAAGTATAACCTCCGCAGAGCTCCAATCTATGATTGCTGAAGTTAAGGATCTTGAGTCTGTCAACGTAGACGTTGGGTGGCTCCATCGAAGACTGAATGATATCTCTCAGGCCAAGCAACTTGTCCAGGACAATTGCATATTGAATGAGGCAAAAACCAGGTACCTTGTAGTAATGGAGAGGAACAAGAAAGAACTGGAAGGATTGAAGGAAGAGTTGGCCACTTTGCAAGAAAGAATCCACAAAAAAGAGGTTGAGCTTGGCATTGCTcattatgaaaatgaaaatatcatGCAGCGTTTTGCAAATTCGAAGGCCAAGTTGAACAGTTACCTCAAGAAGTCCTTAGTCCATGACCTTCTTTGA
- the LOC101245338 gene encoding protein CDI has translation MSKDLHSDVEKSETPLKPFKIFVGYDPREDVAYEVCRYSLLKRSSIPLEITPIKQCELREQGLYWRERGKLESTEFSFSRFLTPYLADYEGWAMFVDCDFLYLGDIKELRDIVDDKYALMCVQHDYTPKETTKMDGAVQTVYPRKNWSSMVLYNCGHPKNRGLTPEVVNAESGAFLHRFMWLEDEEIGEVPFVWNFLVGHNKVVEGDPATFPKAIHYTLGGPWFEAWKDCEFGDLWLKELEESKKAKEKVV, from the coding sequence ATGTCGAAAGATTTGCATTCAGATGTAGAGAAATCTGAGACCCCTTTGAAGCCATTCAAGATTTTCGTAGGCTATGATCCACGAGAAGATGTTGCGTATGAGGTTTGTCGTTATTCCCTTTTGAAAAGATCATCAATTCCACTTGAGATAACACCCATTAAGCAATGTGAGTTGAGGGAGCAGGGTCTGTATTGGCGTGAAAGAGGGAAACTGGAAAGTACTGAGTTTTCATTTTCGCGATTTTTGACGCCTTACTTGGCAGATTATGAGGGTTGGGCTATGTTTGTTGATTGTGATTTCTTGTACTTAGGGGATATTAAAGAATTGAGGGATATTGTCGATGATAAATATGCTTTAATGTGTGTACAACATGATTATACTCCTAAAGAGACTACGAAAATGGATGGTGCAGTGCAAACGGTTTATCCTAGGAAGAATTGGTCGTCCATGGTTCTTTATAACTGTGGACATCCAAAGAACCGAGGGCTAACACCTGAGGTGGTGAATGCTGAGTCCGGGGCATTTCTTCATCGCTTCATGTGGTTGGAGGATGAGGAGATTGGGGAGGTTCCATTTGTGTGGAACTTTCTTGTGGGGCATAATAAGGTTGTTGAAGGTGATCCAGCTACATTTCCTAAGGCGATTCACTATACACTTGGTGGACCCTGGTTTGAAGCTTGGAAAGATTGTGAATTTGGTGATTTGTGGTTGAAGGAATTGGAAGAGTCCAAGAAGGCAAAGGAGAAGGTGGTTTGA